One segment of Tachyglossus aculeatus isolate mTacAcu1 chromosome 16, mTacAcu1.pri, whole genome shotgun sequence DNA contains the following:
- the LZTS2 gene encoding LOW QUALITY PROTEIN: leucine zipper putative tumor suppressor 2 (The sequence of the model RefSeq protein was modified relative to this genomic sequence to represent the inferred CDS: deleted 1 base in 1 codon), which yields MAIVQTLPVPLEPTAEAAAVQLPHPGPTRSPAMGSVSSLISGRPCHERSSRPSELGPGWSGALVPPTRHRGPPGPGFFRQQDGLLRAGHGTQEPLGPGLPSKKPCGAGAGVGGAGCGYAYVNEDFRGDSPPSPCSDPEDVREQRARSAHLRGPPPKLIPVSGRLEKNVEKMLIRPTAFKPVMPKSRGGLSLSGFLGPRVRGPGGPGLSGSQGSLTQLFGGPVSSVSSASSSSASDKPPSLSGRGSRSPSGTLSDSGRNSLSSLPTCSTGAEPATGSPGGPFVPDAPVGGGLPGPVGAGYRGVPHSDSGRSSSSKSTGSLGGRAGGGARASSDSGSCGELSPPPGPPPVPAPEEVLLLGTLEEKLREREAELRLLRDSLDENETAACQQLYEEKHRRWTREQEELREGCAQHVLQAAQKTQHAQQVLQLQVFQLQQEKRQLQDDFAQLLQEREQLERRCASFEREQSELAPRLEETKWEVCQKSGEISLLKQQLKESQAELAQRGGELVELRAQLRAARAELRTSEGRVRGLQEAARTKAQELEVCANELQRKKNEAALLREKAGQLDLEVAGLRGGGPAGAPDPADPFLLAESDEAKAQRAAVAAGSVAELRAQVERLRAELRRERRRGEEQRGGFEGERLAWQGEKEQVIRYQKQLQHNYVQMFRRNRQLEQELQRLSLELEARELADYGLVDPPAPCIQLEEITATEI from the exons ATGGCGATTGTCCAGACGTTGCCTGTGCCCCTGGAACCCACCGCTGAGGCCGCTGCTGTCCAGCTGCCGCACCCCGGCCCCACCCGCTCGCCCGCCATGGGCAGCGTCAGCAGCCTCATCTCTGGCCGGCCGTGCCACGAGCGGTCCAGCCGGCCCTCGGAGCTGGGGCCGGGTTGGTCAGGAGCCCTCGTGCCACCAACCCGCCACCGGGGCCCCCCTGGACCCGGCTTCTTCCGCCAGCAGGATGGGCTGCTGCGGGCGGGTCATGGGACACAGGAGCCCCTGGGCCCCGGGTTGCCCAGCAAGAAGCCCTGTGGGGCCGGAGCAGGGGTCGGAGGAGCCGGCTGCGGCTACGCCTATGTGAATGAGGACTTCCGAGGAGACTCGCCCCCAAGTCCCTGCAGCGATCCCGAGGACGTCCGTGAGCAGCGGGCCCGGAGCGCCCACCTCCGGGGACCACCCCCCAAACTCATCCCTGTGTCTGGGAGACTGGAGAAG AACGTGGAGAAGATGCTGATCCGGCCGACAGCCTTCAAGCCTGTGATGCCCAAGAGCCGGGGAGGCCTGTCTCTGTCAGGCTTCCTGGGCCCTCGGGTCAGGGGGCCAGGAGGGCCGGGACTGTCCGGGAGCCAGGGCAGCCTGACCCAGCTGTTTGGGGGGCCGGTTTCCTCGGTTTCATCGGCCTCGTCGTCCTCGGCCTCCGACAAGCCCCCGTCCTTGAGCGGCCGGGGCAGCAGAAGCCCCTCGGGGACGCTGTCCGACTCGGGCCGGAACTCCCTCTCCAGCCTGCCCACCTGCAGCACCGGGGCCGAGCCGGCCACCGGCTCCCCGGGGGGACCCTTCGTCCCAGATGCCCCGGTGGGCGGGGGGCTGCCGGGCCCAGTTGGGGCTGGCTACCGGGGGGTCCCCCATTCGGACAGCGGCCGCTCCTCGTCCAGTAAGAGCACCGGCTCTCTCGGGGGACGGGCAGGCGGGGGTGCCCGGGCGTCATCGGACAGCGGCTCCTGTGGGGAACtatccccaccccccggcccaccccctgtGCCCGCCCCAGAGGAGGTTCTGCTGCTGGGGACCCTAGAGGAGAAGCTGAGGGAGCGCGAGGCCGAGCTGAGACTGCTGCGGGACAGCTTGGATGAGAACGAGACTGCCGCCTGCCAG CAGCTGTATGAGGAGAAGCATCGCCGGTGGACgcgggagcaggaggagctgcGGGAGGGCTGCGCCCAGCACGTGCTCCAGGCGGCCCAGAAGACCCAGCACGCTCAGCAGGTCCTGCAGCTGCAGGTGTTCCAGCTGCAGCAGGAGAAGCGGCAGCTGCAGGATGACTTCGCCCAGCTACTGCAAGAGCGGGAACAGCTTGAGCGGCGCTGCGCCTCCTTTGAGCGGGAGCAGAGCGAGCTGGCGCCCCGGCTGGAAGAGACCAAGTGGGAG GTGTGCCAGAAGAGTGGGGAGATCTCCCTGCTGAAACAGCAGCTGAAGGAATCGCAGGCAGAGCTGGCCCAGCGGGGCGGGGAGCTGGTGGAGCTGCGGGCCCAGCTGCGGGCGGCACGGGCGGAGCTGCGGACCAGCGAGGGACGGGTGCGGGGGCTGCAGGAGGCCGCGCGCACCAAGGCGCAGGAGCTGGAGGTCTGCGCCAACGAGTTGCAGCGCAAGAAGAACGAGGCGGCTCTGCTGCGGGAGAAGGCCGGGCAGCTGGACCTGGAGGTGGCCGGCCTCAGGGGAGGGGGCCCGGCCGGGGCGCCGGACCCCGCCGACCCCTTCCTCCTAGCCGAAAGCGACGAGGCCAAGGCCCAGCGCGCGGCGGTGGCGGCCGGGAGCGTGGCAGAACTGCGGGCCCAAGTGGAGCGGCTGCGAGCGGAGCTGCGGCGGGAGCGGCGGCGGGGCGAGGAGCAGCGGGGCGGATTCGAG GGGGAGCGGCTGGCctggcagggggagaaggagcaggtgaTCCGCTACCAGAAGCAGCTGCAGCACAATTACGTCCAGATGTTCCGGCGCAACCGGCAGCTGGAGCAGGAGTTGCAGCGTCTCAGTCTGGAGCTGGAGGCCCGAGAGCTGGCCGACTACGGGCTGGTCGACCCGCCCGCACCCTGCATCCAGCTGGAGGAGATCACTGCCACGGAGATCTGA